In Sander vitreus isolate 19-12246 chromosome 8, sanVit1, whole genome shotgun sequence, the genomic window TGCAGACCTCACCCCCTATCACCAGCTTCTTCTGTTCCTCAGTACCTACGAGGGGACGGTGAAAAGCTTTGCTTTAATACGATgggttttaattaaagataGGCTGGTTATGAGTTTACTATCAATCAGAATCTTCACTTCAAATGTATCACACCACTTCAAGTCAAAACTCAGCAAGTCAAAGCTTAAACAGGCCTCTATATGCTCCCATCATTAGCACACTAGGGCCAGGTTATATGTGATATTACTTGGCCATTCACACACCAGAAAAGTTCAGTGGCTGCACGGTGTAGTAGTTGCGCCAGTCCTGGCCATAGGCAATGTGGTTGATGTACCATGGGGCAGCCAGCAGGACCCTCATGCCAGCTTTTGTCATCCTGCTGAGCTCTTCCTTATAACTAGCTGGGGTGCCCTTCCAGATGTGCAACACTGTGTCCTTAGGAATCTGAGCAGGGTGACAAACAACATGCAGTCTTGCCCTTCTGTGCTATATTGCAACTGACCCGTCTGTTTACATACTATGTAAACAGACATATCAGACTATTtgatatttcagaaaatagtcAAGTATACTGTAAAAACTCCCTAATAAGCTTTTGTAAATAAGGGCAAGCTTTTACCTGCAAGGTTTCACAGAATTTGTACCCATCCAATGGGGCAAAGCATCTGAACTCCAAATGGATTCCTGAAATTGGTTCTTATGCTGCAAAAACATACTCTTCCCCAAAACTAGGCTGTTAATGAACTAAAAACCTCGGCAGAATATCCTCACCATCTTGGAGCATGCTGTGCACAGTACATATTAGTACTATCATATAAATCTGAAATTGACAGTTGGTTACTAATTTCTGAATTGAGTTTGGTACAGTATTATTATATGTAATACCATTTGGTACCATTACATTATTAAAGCATATTTGTTTTAATCATTTGTAGTCAAAAGAGTTAGCCTTGACTACAGTAACGCACCATGGTGACACATTGGTTATTCCTAGTTTATAAGCAACCTGAATGTAAAACAACTAAAGTGTGCTTAGATATATCTCTCTCCTTTCAAGGTCTGATACAAGGAGCTTTGTGATAGAACTGCCATTAGCAATATTTTTATACTTCTGTGTGCATGTTAGCGATGGGGCATCAGACAGCATTGTGAGCTTGTACCACAGCAATCACACCCCTGTAGCTGTGTCCCAATTCCATACTGCATTCTAATTTTAAGTTGAGTACTGTCTGTAGTGTGTTCAGACTGGAAAAGGGATTTATAACTGCATTGATGTCTATGCTAAAAGATTTATGTGCAGCAAATTCTGTATAAAATTAGTATACTATTTGGAATTGGGACACATAATATGTCTCTGTAACATTAATGCATGGACAACAGTCTTTACTGCCACCTAGTGGTATGGCTACAAATAGAACATTCTGTGATGcactaaaggccctgacacacaaaGTCGCCCAGTTTGTGCGGTGTGTCCCGCCTTTTTTTCGGCTGATTCAAcatgtgtcagggccttaacacTCAAAACTCACTTCTTCGTGTTTATCTTATCTAAATTATTATTAGAGACAAAAAAACACCGCAGATAACACAACTTCAACTAGCCACAGCAAACAGGCTCTTTTCTGACCCTTGAAGGCGAGAGGCCACACAGTGTAGTAGCGGGCCCAGTTGTGAGTGGGCCCTGGCTGGTCCAGATACCATGGAGAGGCCAGAATCACCCTGAGTCCTGCATTAACCACCCTCCGCACTTCACACAGGTAACAGCCATGTCTCCATACCTCCACCACTGATAGAGAGCTGCGCTGCAACACAATGCTATAGACTATCAGACTTACATTAATTCTTTATATTGTCTGTATCAGACAATATACTGTTAAAAATTGTCAGTTGGTTAAAACCAATAAACCTGCTGAGTTCAACATTATATTGTTATCTAAAAAACTTTTAGATTAGAGTAAGTGGATGCCTACATGAGTGTTAATTCTAATTTATTTTAGCCATAATAGACTAATTGTGTTTAAATATGACAATTACAAGCCTGGGTGAACTCATTTGAGGCCACACTGTGACGGtcggtcagtcagtcagtcagtcagtcagtatcTTATAGGAAAACTTATAGTGATCCACCTGCTGCAGAAAAAATTCAAGGACAAAGATGTTAAGTTTAAATATCTCCTtcaattaatgaagacacttgGAGACAATATAAAATAGCTGAAATAATAATTAGGACAAGTACTAATAAAGCAGTGCTTGTTTTAGATGCCTGGATCTACACCAAACGTTATAATCTAATAGTTAAACTTCATTGGTGTAGATTAAACATAATGGGGCtgcaatgaaaaaggaaatattgGCATTTCAAATATAGATACTTGTGATGATGTAAATTACTGcttatctgtaaaaaaaaaaaaaacaatgtcataaatctctgcacttgcagaaaaaaatgttttaaacatcGTAAATGTATAGGAGCCTAAATAGTTATTTTATATCATAGAGGTGATATTTGTTGGGGTGTACTTACTTGTTCATGGTAGTCAAACACATCCTGCCACACGATAGATGTCTTGTTGAGAGCTGAAGTGATATTCACAATTCTGGAAATTGAGACATTAATGACATTTGTAACATCAACATGTTGATTGGTGCATTTCCTAGAGCTTTctacattatacagtatgttcccCTTTACACCTTACTTCTCCATGTAGAATGCTTCCAGTTTGGTGAAGTCTCCTCCAAATCCCATCTTCTGCATGAATGCTCGGACATCGGGGTTGGACTTCCTATTGTAACAAGCAGTGGgagtctttttgttgttgttgttgttgtaattttaaaaagaCATGTACCTACGTCGActaccttttttcttttaacaaatgGAAACAACTGTCCAGATATGTGTACAAATTCAGTAACAATGGAAACAAACAATAGTGAGCAGAACCTGGTCAAATACAGTCAGCAGAAATGTAAATGATCTGTCACATTTCAACCTACCAGCAGGAAAAGTCCACCTCATCCCCTCCTAAGTGGATATAGGAATCAGGAAACACCGATGACACTTCTTTAAATAGTCTCGCCATGAACTGGTAGGTGGAGGGTAACACTGGATTAACAGGACCAAAAGTACCTGAAGGGGTGCTCCCTCTGTAGCAGGGCGTCAACAGGTCAGACTGCCCTGAAAAATAAATGGTAATCAATCAGATTTAGTTCAGCACTTTGTTTCAATGCATGTCTTGCGTTGTCTGTTGAGTGCAGGCATTTGTTGCCATGTAGAGTCCCCCAGATAAGAAGTGAGTCAAACTCTAGATTTAGTACATGACGCCTTGTTGCCATTTATAGTCTTGGTTTGCAGGTTTGGCAGTTGACCAAAACATACATAATGCCAAGTACTTTATATGTTAAAGATCAAGGAGCTGGGATCATTTGATAAAACAGTTGTTTCAGAGTAAATTTTACCTTTTCCCCAAGATTGGGTGTGGCCGGGTGAATCAAACTCCGGAAGGACCCTTATTCCCCACAGCCTTGCATGTGAAATCACCCTTCTCACATCTGACTGTGTGTAGATGTGAGTCATCGGATGGAAAGCCCCCTGAATCAGAGCCAGAAGCCTTTGTTCAGGGTGGATGCAACTTTTCAGTACTTTCCTACCTTATAAACCTACATGCAGTAGGCCTAGTTAAAATCTAGGATAATGTAAAATAACAGTTACTTCTCCTAAAATGCAGATACAAATTATAATGAATGTGCAGAGTCATAGTGCACGAgataaaggtgctctaagcgatgtcacgtgttttttaggctacaacatttcatacagcaaacatctcctcactatccgcgagctgcctgtcccctgaacacactttaaaaaacacggtctctgtagacagcccaggctccacaaacgccaacaaaaacaaactggccaacctgcaccaccaaacataacaaacagtcttccagcgttccagccaataaccgacaagaaggatttgggggtgggggttggggggggttagtgcacggaagggagggcgAGGGgatgagaaggagggaggggcgagctagccttgtttagtttgaaaatactttgaacgtcaacaagaagtgctgTCACCCAACATCACTTTGAGCATCTTTAAGGTGGCTTATTCTTTCTCATTACTTATAAGCTGGATTCATCCACATGACATACCTTACTGGAAAGGTCTGGAAATGTGCGGCTCTGGTAAGGGAAGGAGGGGTCATCAACAATGTGCCAATGAAACACATTGAACTTACTGTAGGCCATTGCATCCTAACAAGAAAGATATATGTTAATAccactgaataaaaacagaagacTGAAGTTTAGAATTATGTCATCTGATTATTACCAGAGTCTTTAAAATGGCCTGCACTGGTAAATAGTGACGTGAAGTGTCCAACAAAATCCCCCTGAACTGAAACCGCGGGAAGTCATCAATCTCAGTCTTGTTCACAAAATACTAAAAGAAAGGACAAACGGGGAAATATATTCGATTTAATTGATCGAAAAGAAAAATTTAGAGGCCTCACGAGTTAAAATTGTGACTTACTGTGGCAAAATCATCTTGATACACCAGCTGACTGAAGGTTTCCAGACCTGTGCTTAATCAGAGGATATATAGTAAATGATCAGCAATCACTTAAATCTGCACAGATAACAGTGGGATAATTAGTTATTAAATAAGCTATTGTGTAGCATGATGAATCCAGTGCAACTAGACTTCCCTTTGCTAACTGTCACTTATTGttaacatgtttgtttaatattttgtacttttgttcACACGTGTTCTTATTTTGTTTATACATGTTCTTAAAAAACTGTGTTGGCTATAATCACCTCTTAGAGCACCCCACACGGTTTCCGCATTCAGAAATGCTTGTCCTGCAGAGACACTCAGATTGTCTGGAACACAAATAGGAGCAAGTTACATAATGCATCACACCTTTACCTGTTGTGCTCTGGCTCAGATAAATGTGTTGATACTTACATCTCTCAGAAGAGTTCTCATTTGGGTAAGTATCACAATCAGCATGGTCAACTCTGATCTCAACAGTAAATGGTTTATCCCCACTGAATCGCAGAACACCATACCCTGTTGGTCATAAAAGTGAAAGTATTACAGTCACTAGTTGCTGGGTTAAAGTTTTGTGTAAGTGCATAGGTTGCCTGTGCACTTCCATTTTAACAATGTTACACTCAAACTGCCATTATACTATAACCTATGgtatttttgaaaacaaaaacatgaagctGTGCTATAGGGGTCCATTGTCATTGTAGGTTTTTAGAGTTGATAGACATACACAGGCAGACTGATGAACTGCTGTCTCCACAAAGCTCATTGATCTACTTTGAAAGCCAACATGACAAACAgaacattcaaaaacaaaaccagtGAGTACTTTGCTCTACATTTTTGTGCATCCATAATGCAATCATACATGTCTGAATCACTACTCACTACTAacactataataaaaaaaatgaaaatccaATTCAGGACTTATattttgtacagtatatgtttttATAACGACACATAGCTCACAGTAAATTCGGGTCCTATAGAAATTATAATATAGCCTAGTGCTGTcgcaataaatacaaaatatttaagTACTGTATAGGCCctatttcatttcatatttcagACTTTAAGTACCTTGTAAATATTTAACTCTAGCAAAGTGTAAAATCTTACTTTCGTTTTACCATAGTGCTAATTCCACTTTACCTTATCACCTACCAGAAGTGTAGTCTggaaaaatgagagaaaaatatCTCTTGAATGCAGCATCTAGAACAGAACAGTCCTGCTGTGCGGCTGATTGTCTTCCGTACCCAAAGTAGAAAGCCTTTGGGTTCAGAGGGTATCGCTCGGTTGAGGAGGTGAAAGACTGCGGTAATGGCCACACTCCCTCCACTGTGTATAAGCTAAGCTGAAGGATAATTAGTAGAACCAAATTAAATTTTGGACGACTGTATCGTCCAAAACTAACAATACACATGACTTCCATATTACACATTACTCATTCCAAAGCAAACTGCACTTCCAAGCTGCGCCAGTCAGGTGCTATGTCACATGACTGGGGCCACAAGGAAACACCCACTCTGTGTAACGTTACGttaggtgtttttgttttttaaactaaattaaatggtTCATACGGTTTGTAAATTCTGTATATCCATATTAGTACCATGtggttttatttacttttttttgttttaaaccgTTTAATATTTGTGCAGTTAACGTTACACAATAGGCCTACACAGCAAGCATTCTATTAacgttacttttacttttacgaGTAAATTAATGTGGCTTTAGTTAGAGAGTGATGTGACGATTGAAGCAAATGTAAACTATAGAGACTGTCGGAGACAAAATTACCACGAGGCTACACAGATAAGGCTGACATATAGCTACTGGCTGATAGAATATGACAGTTTTACAAAGTCAAAACGCCGGTAAAGCATTATCGGCAAGGTCagaaccatggatgtattataagaccgtCAGAACCCATCAGAACCGTTGGCCTTGCCTACGTTACATTTTATGAGGGGGGATGTTTTGCTGATAACTTAACCTGCAAGTGTTTACATTTGGcgtataataattattttttctgtATTACAAAATAGTTACGAGACATATTCACGTACAGCTTAAGTGTGTcatatacaattattttttttttttttacaagttcctGTACAGTCCATCTGACGTAAGGCCGTCGTCAGCTGGTGAcgctgtgtctctttgttggCTTAGCAGCGGCGacgttttgttgttattttcgctgcagctgaaaaacaggCTCGGATAATTTTGGTTTTCGTATTGTTCCGCAATCAACATTTCACACACTGTAGACTTGGGTGTGCTTGTCACAAGTTGATAACCACCCTAGGAATGGACTCAGACGAGGGGTATAACTATGAATACGACGACGAAGAGGAGGAATGTAGCGAGGATAGCGCCGAAGAGGAGCCCGAGGACGACACCCTGGAGCTCGGAGAGGTGGAGTTGGTCGATCCCGTGGTGGCCGGTGGGGAGCGAGATGATTGCGGCGAGACTGGTGGAGGTGGCCACGGTCccggtgaggaggaggaggaggactacCGCTTCGAGGTTTTGACTGCCGAGCAGATCCTCCAGCATATGGTGGAGTGTATCAGGGAGGTCAACGAGGTCATCCAGGTAGGTATTCTGGTATGTCGGCGTCAGGAAAGACCGGGGTCCAGGCTTGGGCGAAGCATAAACAGGCCATCGACGTTAGCTTAGCCGTTAGCCTGGTAAGGAGTAGTTTACTTGCTGGAACTTGGCAGTTTCAGCAATCTTATCAGTGATAAGATTTACACAATACTAAAATTTGTTATTTCTCAATTTAGCCAGCTCTCTTTTGTGTAAGTAgcgtttaaaatgaaaacatggacaacgttaaatgtgcacatttaagTAACAATTTCCATACGAAGTTTGTGCCAGGAAGTAGTCTAATCCCTATTGAGAAGTTTGCAACGTTtgctaagctaatgttagcttgctaactagCCAACTGTAGCTAAGCGTTTACCTAGCTAGCACCTTACTAGAAAAGCATATAACGTTCGAATTAGGTAACTGCCAAGTTCAACTCATAGGAAACGACAGGTGGAGTGCGGCAATCGAGCAAAATAAAGTGAACGTttcaaaatgtgtaaaataacgTGACCGTTGACGCTATTTAAATGTTGGACGAAAGGCTTGGTCATCGAGTTGGTTAGCAAGTTACAAGCTAGGTTATTTACGTCAACAAGCTATTTTATCATGACTTTCAAAAAAGTTTTGGATGGATTGCACGAACGGCGTAATCTAGCAACGGCTGAACTAgctatattttaaattaaatgtaagaGAAACTTAGTGAAGCCCTTTGGCTTAGCTACCGTTATCATGGGCCTCCATTTCCTTTTACTCAGCTAGCAACActtgagtaacgttacagaATAAAATGGAAACTGGTCTTAATAGACCTGTCACTATTACGTTTTTGAGAAATAGTGTTGCATTTTATATTAGAAAGTATTCTGGGTGTCATTATTTCGCTATAAACAAGCCCAAAACCTAAAATGGGTAAAATATCAGTACTGTGGATAAAGTACAGCTGCATGTTAGAAGATCTACctacttaattttttttaatgtttttgcagCACCAACAACTAACTTTTTAAGGTATATAAcagcatctgttttttttaattaaaggttTCAATGTGGAGTATGTGACAGTAGTTCACATGTCAAGAGTGACAGGTTTTAAAGTTACAAGTGGCTGGTGGATATATTGCATCCCTAAAGACTTTGTTGACTCTCAAAGATCCCGCTGCAATCTTTAGAAAACATAACGGGCCAACCCTCCATGAAGATTGTCCATGGATATACTGAGTGGTATTTCTAATATTTCCCACCAAAACTATATCAGTGAGGGTAGACCAAATATTAGGAACACCTTTCAGTAATAtagttcaacagcaccacaaactacagcctctAAAATTAGTATCGCAttcagaggtgtcaaaagtattcacattaaTTACTCAGGCGTAAGTATAGATAGGAGACTTCTgttgaagtatcaactcaagctttttactcaagtaaaagtactggtttcaaaactacttaaagtataaaagtaatgtaagggaaaaaaatgacattaaagaCAAAAGCTTAGGCCACGCCACAGGGGCCTATAGTGCACTACCCcacctccacaaaaaaaaaataatttctttaaaGGCCATACTGACTATAatgttatattaaaatgttaaaacatttgggATGCACCTGTTTCAGCCACATTTatgcccattgaaaatgaacgcATTTTAATACAATGCAAATACATTAAAGAACCATATATGTGTACTACTGAGCATTAACATGTGTTTAATGAAGCGGAAGATATTATGACTAGTTGTCTATAAGTATTGTAATGGTGCAAAAAGTCAAACTTCAGAGGCATGTTAGCAATAGCCTTTATTGGAATGTAAATGTACATCCAAGCTTAGCTGCAGGAATCTGTGAGGGCAACGGATGTAAGATAACAAAACTGGACAAGAAAATTGCCGGTGTTTGGTTTGGACATTTCGCTCGAGTTCTCTTGAGTCTCTGCCACGGACATCttcgtactaggctacataGGTCTGCTATTTCCTTGCTGGAGTGTGATGTGATTTGTGTCATGTGCAGGTGTGATGGATCGCgtacaaaccaatagggtgtcggaatggtatatgtttatacttctcatccaaccacaatcaaattcactctatccggatggtgcgatttatctggataggtttttgtttatttcgtgGTTTTTGAACCACGAAAagccggaatgaaaacaagccaaactgaaataggagtaacaaggctatttttaaaatgtaaggagtagaaagtacagataattgcgtgaaaatgtaagtataagtaaaaagtctgctgtaaagtaattactccagtaaagtataaTTTAAACCGTTAAGTacatttctacttaagtaagttAACTAAGTATTTGTATTTCGTGACACCTCTGATCAcattgaatcaacacctctcttaACACTATTGTAACCTTCATGACGGAAGGATTTATTGCGGTGGACTgaattagttttagctaggtgtacctaatgtACTGGCAACTGAgtatatttttgttatacttTCTCTTGTCATACGTTATTGATACATTGCTACCAATTGTcatgatttgttttattaaagtgTATTCAGCTTTTATGGTAGATTATGCATCTATCATAATTGTTTGCAAAACATATAGCACTACATAATACTTTAAATAAGTAGTAGGCTATATGATTGATAACTGCTGTTTGAGAAATGATTTAACCATTTTTAGAGAAACGTCAAATGCTTTGTCGTCTTAACATAATAGATTCTCTGGCATCGTGATACACTTACTCCTATTTTCCACTGGACATGCGCGTCTGCGCCGCGTTCCGGATACATCACGTCCCCAGTGAGCAATCacagccattcaagtcaatgcttgatattccaccagctgcgCCACTGCATGTCCCAGAAGCATGCGTGATGCGGCTCTCCGCTCTGCTAAAGATATGCGCCgggtctattttcacgcgagccgTGGGCCGTTcggacagccgggcaggaagtggaacaccgagagcatccagtcagtttaccaaaagacaccccccaATATTGTATATGTCTCCTCTATAACACTAGacgacgagagattcatcttggagggggaaaacataatagacatcacatatcttttctttcttttcatcacaacgccagaaaagagaatGCATGAAGTTTAACTGTAGGAGTACCTgcagtggaaggtagatactagggctgcacgatatgacctaaaatcaagATTAATTTCACATTCTACCTTGATAACgataaattaacaataattaatCACGTTGTTCTAAATCATCTTTTTTTGAAGCCAAAATGTTTCAGATGACGGACACTGCAGGGTTTTCTTTTTTGGGCACAAGTTGCTCAGTTGACTCTGTGTTTGAGTTATCCTCTTATGTTTTCCATGTGGCTGACTGGTCCGTGCAAAGTCACGTGACTACACACACTGTAGAATTTTTGtaaggagaaagtaggcctatccAGAGGATCAAAATTAGTGTCATGGGAAAATACAATGATAACGGCTTCAGAATTTCGATGGcaatacattttcaattaatcgtccagccctagtagatactagcttaataaacacgtgattgttctgtaagtagagacaatataatctgTGAGTCGGGCAGAAATGACGCTCCGCTTcagagacgctcccggtgtggtatggcgtgTGGCTGAGGACAGAACGAAACCGGAACACAGCACAGACTTTCCCCAGTGAAAAATCGGGGTTAGGCTATTCTCACTGAACACATCATTAAACACCGTAATTATAATAGTATTGTGTTAAATTACCTTGTGAATCCGACCCTTAATTACACCAGGATGTAGTGAAATAAGcattgtgtgtatgtacagGTACATTGCGACAATTCCCTTATCTAATCTTGCAATTGCTGAGAACAATCCCAAGTTCTTTGCCTAAACAGTTGAACCATGGCACTGTAACACAAAGTACTTTACTGTTGCACCATCATTACAATTTCAAAATGGGATGTGAAGTGCTTATTGCCATGCAATatacaaacatgtttttaatacACTTCTTTGAAGTCGACATGTGTAATCATACAGGTATTCTGGGTAGACCCCTGAATGCCTGTAACCATAGTGACACACTTAATTTACTGTTCATACAGCAAAAGGTGTAAATACTTGCCTGACAttgtcatactcagattctagtcagaatgtgagTCTGAAACTGAACCTGCATGTCACAcactagcaacaaactgtgtatccaagaacacttaaatcagtgtaaattacgttatatgAGAGTTTCAAGCGTTGCGGCTCggaaccgtaacgttagttgggacagacccCTTGTTTCTTTAAGCTAACTTTATTAGCTttaacgttgcattaatcaggtgattaaCTGAACATTATTATcatctttgcagcgaacataaaacactgactactgtggcttcactacccatggaaaagtatgtgcatcactgtgtcagcagcagctgccgcggtgcttttctacacacggagagccctcacttcccataacaataAACCCAGTCGAACACACTGCCCACATGgctacctgtcttaaaggggaagggccggtaacaatcatgtaaaagaagaacggtgaaagtttagtttttctatcaagcagcaaaaaagttttAGCATCAACATTGCGAACGTCCTGCGATGCGACTATCACTatatcgcgatgtagacgataaaacaaaatatcgtgcaggtAGAAAATCCCTGCGTCCCCGTACATACACTTTAACAGCACTGAGAAAACATGGGTGGGGGAACAACTGAATACACTCTAAAAATGCATGTTTAATGCTTTAATGTCAACACTCTCACTAACGTTAGGTTGGAGAGCTAATTTACCTGTTATGCCACGTACTAAAGAAAATTACACCACCCAAACTAGTCCAACTGGTGGTGCTGGTAAGATGTGCGGTTCGTTACGTTAGATTTGAtttatcaaagacgctagcaaaacatcacagtacagaaaataagcacagcagaaacgTCAGATAGGTCTGCCCTCAAACGTTGCAGTTAAGGTTTAAAATGactacagaaataaacaagtttgccgATTTCACATATCTCTGCAATTTAAATGAACGGCTGTGTTCAAACACAATACAGAACaaatttttgtttgttattcaaAGGACTTTCACTGTTTGAGTGTAGTCTTAAGTCTGTTGGCTACAAAAACCAATGGAGGTTTTTCCTGACTGATGGTACGAGTGTTTCTGTAACACTAAAGAAACGTTTGCGTGGTGGGGTCCGCATGGTGTATGACCGTGCAGACTAAGACTGATTTTCAAATTTAACATAAACTCTAGTAGTTTTTCCCTCCGGATTCATTCCTGTTTTATCTCTGTACAGTAAGTGGCATCATATAGTTCAGTTTAGGttataatgtttaaatgttaaacattttGCTCCCGATGAAACATCTTCAACTTGTACAGATGCCACCAATGACCAATCTGCATTTATTTGTGTCTTTCTATTGACTTTGCATGCCTCCTCTAAATTCCGCTTTGCACAGTTTAACTTAACTGCGGGGCAGCATCAAATCGTGAACAAGCGCATGTTTTTTGTCAGCCTGAGCAGAGAATCAATGGGAGGCAGCAAATAG contains:
- the hexa gene encoding beta-hexosaminidase subunit alpha isoform X1, translating into MCNMEVMCIVSFGRYSRPKFNLVLLIILQLSLYTVEGVWPLPQSFTSSTERYPLNPKAFYFGYGRQSAAQQDCSVLDAAFKRYFSLIFPDYTSGYGVLRFSGDKPFTVEIRVDHADCDTYPNENSSERYNLSVSAGQAFLNAETVWGALRGLETFSQLVYQDDFATYFVNKTEIDDFPRFQFRGILLDTSRHYLPVQAILKTLDAMAYSKFNVFHWHIVDDPSFPYQSRTFPDLSSKGAFHPMTHIYTQSDVRRVISHARLWGIRVLPEFDSPGHTQSWGKGQSDLLTPCYRGSTPSGTFGPVNPVLPSTYQFMARLFKEVSSVFPDSYIHLGGDEVDFSCWKSNPDVRAFMQKMGFGGDFTKLEAFYMEKIVNITSALNKTSIVWQDVFDYHEQIPKDTVLHIWKGTPASYKEELSRMTKAGMRVLLAAPWYINHIAYGQDWRNYYTVQPLNFSGTEEQKKLVIGGEVCMWGEYVDATNLTPRLWPRASAAAERLWSDEKQTSSVDEAFPRLQDFRCKLVRRGIRAEPLHVGHCKHEYQGV
- the hexa gene encoding beta-hexosaminidase subunit alpha isoform X2, which produces MCNMEVMCIVSFGRYSRPKFNLVLLIILQLSLYTVEGVWPLPQSFTSSTERYPLNPKAFYFGYGRQSAAQQDCSVLDAAFKRYFSLIFPDYTSGYGVLRFSGDKPFTVEIRVDHADCDTYPNENSSERYNLSVSAGQAFLNAETVWGALRGLETFSQLVYQDDFATYFVNKTEIDDFPRFQFRGILLDTSRHYLPVQAILKTLDAMAYSKFNVFHWHIVDDPSFPYQSRTFPDLSSKGAFHPMTHIYTQSDVRRVISHARLWGIRVLPEFDSPGHTQSWGKGQSDLLTPCYRGSTPSGTFGPVNPVLPSTYQFMARLFKEVSSVFPDSYIHLGGDEVDFSCWKSNPDVRAFMQKMGFGGDFTKLEAFYMEKIVNITSALNKTSIVWQDVFDYHEQRSSLSVVEVWRHGCYLCEVRRVVNAGLRVILASPWYLDQPGPTHNWARYYTVWPLAFKGQKRACLLWLVEVVLSAVFFCL